A single window of Microbispora hainanensis DNA harbors:
- a CDS encoding helix-turn-helix domain-containing protein — protein sequence MTAAPTEGVPHPLDLAARSRRSPTVLRILLGTQLRRLRESRHIRLEEAGQAIRASHSKISRMELGRVGFRRRDVADLLTLYGVTEESEREALLSLVAQANAHGWWHKYDDVLPSWFEAYVGLEQAASAIRCYEVQFVPGLLQAPEYAEAVVRLGHPDASDEEVERRVRLRMDRQEVLVRPDPPTVWAVIDEAVLRRPVGGSRGMRAQIEHLLEMITLPRVTLQIIPFSAGGHAAAGGPFSILRFAGVGLPDVVYLEQLTSAIYLEKRDDVDRYLAVMERLCIQARPVTDTKRMLQQLLTEL from the coding sequence ATGACTGCGGCCCCTACCGAGGGTGTGCCTCACCCGCTCGACCTGGCGGCACGATCACGCCGTAGCCCCACTGTCCTGCGCATCCTGCTCGGCACCCAGCTGCGGCGGCTCCGCGAAAGCCGGCACATCCGCCTGGAGGAGGCCGGCCAGGCCATCCGCGCCTCCCACTCGAAGATCAGCCGGATGGAGCTCGGGCGGGTCGGATTCCGCCGCCGCGACGTCGCCGATCTCCTCACGCTGTACGGCGTCACCGAGGAGAGCGAGCGCGAGGCGCTGCTCTCCCTCGTCGCGCAGGCCAACGCCCACGGCTGGTGGCACAAGTACGACGACGTCCTGCCGTCCTGGTTCGAGGCGTACGTCGGCCTGGAGCAGGCCGCGAGCGCGATCCGCTGCTACGAGGTGCAGTTCGTGCCCGGGCTGCTGCAGGCCCCCGAGTACGCCGAAGCGGTCGTGCGACTCGGCCACCCCGACGCGTCGGACGAGGAGGTCGAGCGCCGCGTCCGGCTGCGGATGGACCGCCAGGAGGTGCTGGTCCGGCCGGACCCGCCCACCGTGTGGGCGGTGATCGACGAGGCCGTGCTGCGACGTCCGGTGGGCGGGTCCCGGGGGATGCGGGCCCAGATCGAGCACCTGCTCGAAATGATCACCCTTCCTCGTGTAACGCTCCAAATCATCCCGTTCAGCGCCGGCGGGCATGCCGCCGCCGGCGGGCCGTTCAGCATCCTGCGCTTCGCGGGAGTCGGCCTGCCCGACGTCGTCTATCTCGAACAGCTCACCAGCGCCATCTACCTGGAGAAGCGGGATGACGTCGACCGCTATCTCGCCGTCATGGAACGGCTGTGCATCCAGGCCAGGCCGGTGACGGACACCAAGCGGATGTTGCAGCAGCTCCTGACGGAGCTGTGA
- a CDS encoding ATP-binding protein, whose product MRTLAGSLLSLEFDRSSVTRVRHLVMVSAQEAGLEGVALQDFVLAVHEAVTNAVRYGSPPRGIAMWREAGTLVAEITDKGPGIPDEALEREQTVTRFDFGGRGLWLMNRLADLVVRTGAEGTTIRLCAALD is encoded by the coding sequence GTGAGAACCTTGGCGGGCAGCCTGCTCAGCCTGGAGTTCGACCGAAGTTCGGTCACCAGGGTGCGGCATCTCGTCATGGTGTCGGCGCAGGAGGCCGGTCTTGAGGGCGTGGCCCTGCAGGACTTCGTGCTCGCGGTGCACGAGGCGGTCACCAACGCCGTACGGTACGGCTCGCCGCCGCGGGGAATCGCCATGTGGCGCGAGGCGGGGACGCTGGTCGCCGAGATCACCGACAAGGGCCCCGGCATACCCGACGAGGCCCTGGAACGCGAGCAGACGGTCACGCGGTTCGACTTCGGGGGACGCGGACTGTGGCTCATGAACCGCCTGGCCGACCTCGTCGTGCGTACGGGAGCCGAGGGAACCACGATCCGCCTCTGCGCGGCGCTCGACTGA
- a CDS encoding DLW-39 family protein yields MKKLLVLALVAVGGLLVWRKVQADRAELDLWTEATGSEN; encoded by the coding sequence GTGAAGAAGCTGCTTGTTCTCGCTCTGGTCGCCGTCGGCGGGCTTCTGGTCTGGCGCAAGGTGCAGGCCGACCGTGCCGAGCTCGACCTGTGGACCGAGGCCACCGGCAGCGAGAACTGA
- a CDS encoding HAD-IA family hydrolase, whose protein sequence is MSPVKLACLDLAGTTIGDIDMVERAFAEAIATQGIVPGTSAYARAMVHVHRSRGCPKIEVFRGIFPGNEAQAQAANLTFERSYEGAIERAGLVPLPGAVEAITKLRDAGLKIALITGFSRATLGRVLSTLTWVDMLDLALCPEDAGRGRPYPDMVLTAILRSGIDDVRQVALVGDSESDMLCGRRAGASIVAGVLTGVHSKDRLIGGGATHIIESIADFPGLVLANEVGASPVATS, encoded by the coding sequence ATGAGCCCCGTGAAGCTGGCCTGTCTTGACCTGGCCGGCACCACGATCGGTGACATCGACATGGTGGAACGGGCGTTCGCCGAGGCGATCGCCACGCAGGGCATCGTCCCCGGGACCAGTGCCTATGCCCGTGCCATGGTGCATGTGCACAGGTCTCGGGGATGTCCCAAGATCGAAGTCTTCCGGGGCATCTTCCCCGGCAACGAAGCCCAGGCGCAGGCCGCCAACCTGACCTTCGAGCGTTCGTACGAGGGAGCCATCGAACGGGCCGGTCTCGTGCCGCTTCCGGGGGCCGTCGAGGCCATCACGAAGCTCCGCGACGCGGGCCTGAAGATCGCCCTGATCACCGGATTCAGCCGGGCGACCCTGGGACGGGTGCTGAGCACCCTCACCTGGGTCGACATGCTGGATCTCGCGCTGTGTCCCGAAGACGCCGGACGCGGCCGTCCCTACCCCGACATGGTGCTCACCGCCATCCTGCGTTCCGGCATCGACGACGTACGGCAGGTCGCCCTGGTGGGCGACTCCGAGAGCGACATGCTGTGCGGCCGGCGCGCGGGCGCCTCGATCGTCGCCGGCGTTCTCACCGGCGTCCACAGCAAGGACCGCCTGATCGGCGGCGGCGCCACCCACATCATCGAATCCATCGCCGACTTCCCCGGGCTCGTCCTCGCCAACGAGGTCGGCGCCTCGCCCGTGGCCACCTCCTGA
- a CDS encoding tyrosine-type recombinase/integrase — MANRDGHRRFGNIRKLPSGRFQIRYPGPDGRIHTGSTTYATKTDADRALTLLEAQMISGEWTDLDRGKVLLGDYARTWIKERPGLRPKTVELYTWLLERHIVPGLGEVPVGKLTTALVRSWRAALIDKGVSVSTAAKAYRLLRAVLMTAVEEDKLISQNPCRIKGADNEQTPERPILTVAQVFELADRMADRRFRALILLTTFASLRWGEVIALRRSDIDIEARTVRVREQLIELDGGDMVLAPPKSRAGKRTVSIPSAIVPALVDHLDQFTGTGDDAFVFLGKRGAFLRGGNFRREAKWAEALKEMGVKGLHFHDLRHTGNTLAAQSGASLADLKARMGHDSDRAALIYQHATRDADRKIADALSARVEAERDAGKS, encoded by the coding sequence ATGGCGAACAGAGACGGTCACCGGCGTTTCGGCAATATCCGCAAGCTTCCCTCCGGCCGCTTTCAGATTCGCTATCCCGGCCCCGATGGGCGGATCCACACGGGCTCCACGACCTACGCAACCAAGACGGACGCCGACCGTGCGCTCACGCTGCTCGAAGCGCAGATGATCTCTGGAGAGTGGACGGACCTCGATCGCGGCAAAGTCCTGCTCGGCGACTACGCGCGGACCTGGATCAAAGAACGTCCTGGCCTGCGGCCCAAGACGGTCGAGCTCTACACCTGGCTCCTTGAACGGCACATCGTTCCCGGCCTCGGCGAGGTGCCGGTCGGCAAACTCACGACAGCGCTTGTCCGCTCCTGGCGAGCCGCCCTTATAGACAAAGGCGTCTCGGTGTCCACGGCGGCCAAGGCGTACCGGCTCCTCCGGGCCGTTCTGATGACGGCCGTCGAAGAGGACAAGCTGATCAGCCAGAACCCCTGCCGCATCAAGGGCGCGGACAACGAGCAGACGCCGGAGCGGCCCATTCTCACCGTCGCCCAGGTCTTCGAGCTGGCCGACCGGATGGCGGACCGGCGATTCCGCGCGTTGATCCTGCTGACCACTTTCGCAAGCCTGCGTTGGGGCGAGGTCATCGCGCTGCGGCGCTCGGACATCGACATCGAGGCGCGCACGGTCCGCGTACGCGAACAGCTCATCGAGCTGGACGGGGGAGACATGGTGCTCGCTCCGCCCAAGTCGCGGGCCGGCAAGCGGACGGTCAGCATCCCCTCGGCCATCGTTCCGGCCCTCGTCGACCACCTCGACCAGTTCACCGGCACGGGAGACGACGCGTTCGTCTTTCTCGGCAAGCGCGGTGCGTTCCTCCGCGGTGGCAACTTCCGGCGTGAGGCCAAGTGGGCGGAAGCGCTCAAGGAGATGGGCGTCAAGGGGCTGCACTTCCACGACCTTCGGCACACCGGCAACACACTCGCCGCGCAGTCAGGCGCGAGCCTCGCCGACCTCAAGGCCCGGATGGGTCACGACAGCGACCGAGCCGCGCTGATCTACCAGCACGCCACCCGCGACGCAGACCGGAAGATCGCCGACGCGCTGAGCGCGCGAGTCGAGGCGGAGCGCGATGCCGGCAAGAGCTAA
- a CDS encoding helix-turn-helix domain-containing protein, with the protein MTNALSPNALLPPEAQGRLLRVEEAAERLNTSVRFPRRLIAERRIFFVRVGRGVRIPEAALEAFIAAGLVEPVKAPKGRAA; encoded by the coding sequence ATGACGAACGCGCTTTCTCCTAACGCGCTACTCCCCCCCGAGGCCCAAGGTCGGCTTCTCCGTGTCGAAGAGGCGGCCGAACGGCTGAACACCTCGGTTCGCTTTCCTCGTCGGCTGATCGCCGAACGCCGTATCTTCTTCGTCCGCGTCGGCCGGGGCGTTCGCATTCCCGAAGCCGCCCTCGAAGCGTTCATTGCGGCCGGGCTCGTCGAGCCGGTCAAAGCGCCGAAGGGACGGGCGGCCTGA
- a CDS encoding replication initiator, translated as MAQPLARDVVEEIAKQYGVCIRPVPLRRQDILTGQVEVIDVPCGATLESKCPPCATRNRQLRRAQCREGWHLDHEPVNLPDTPDDYQRHLVELRADAQAWRDEVVKAGGDTTDLDAAIAELDEEINRAGMRGNVLGRVSGKRTRSTKRRQDAPDLPRRRMATTTLGRNFTGSNGRTYRPSMFVTLTLPSYGRVLEGVPVDPAAYDYARAARDALHFSKLVDRFVQNLRRVAGFDVQYFATVEPQKRLAPHLHMAIRGTLPRAELRQIVAATYHQVWWPPTDVVRFEGEHLPVWEDGTGYLDPDTGEVLPTWDQALDALDADEDARPLHVLRFGDQMDIQSVLAGTPDADQLIRYLSKYLTKSLGDALGTDDPRRKAHAERLLDALRFEPCSPTCPNWLRYGIQPKGAKPGMAPGRCRGKAHKPDHLGYAGRRVLVSRKWSNKTLTEHKHDRRTWVLEALGLPDEPADPHRYIWRPVKPGDPDLAPIGVRLLRSVHERQRWRNHLARLEAEADGRDFSATEGRAA; from the coding sequence ATGGCACAACCGCTCGCGCGGGACGTCGTCGAGGAGATCGCCAAGCAGTACGGCGTGTGCATCCGCCCCGTGCCGCTGCGGCGGCAGGACATCCTCACCGGACAGGTCGAGGTCATCGACGTCCCCTGCGGGGCCACGCTGGAGAGCAAGTGCCCGCCGTGCGCCACACGCAACCGGCAGCTTCGCCGGGCGCAGTGCCGGGAGGGCTGGCACCTCGACCACGAACCCGTCAACCTCCCCGACACCCCGGACGACTACCAGCGGCACCTTGTCGAGCTGCGCGCGGACGCTCAGGCGTGGCGGGACGAGGTCGTAAAGGCCGGCGGGGACACCACCGACCTGGACGCCGCGATCGCGGAGCTGGATGAGGAGATCAACCGGGCGGGGATGCGCGGCAACGTCCTCGGCCGAGTCTCCGGCAAGCGCACAAGGTCCACCAAGCGGCGGCAGGACGCCCCGGATCTGCCCAGGCGGCGAATGGCCACGACGACGCTCGGGCGGAACTTCACCGGCTCGAACGGCAGAACCTACCGGCCGTCGATGTTCGTCACGCTCACCCTGCCCTCCTACGGCCGGGTGCTGGAGGGTGTCCCTGTCGATCCGGCCGCCTACGACTACGCGCGGGCGGCCCGGGACGCCCTGCACTTCTCCAAGCTCGTGGACCGCTTCGTGCAGAACCTCCGCCGCGTCGCCGGGTTCGATGTGCAGTACTTCGCCACCGTCGAACCGCAAAAGCGGCTCGCGCCCCATCTGCACATGGCGATCCGCGGCACCCTCCCCAGGGCGGAGCTGCGGCAGATCGTCGCGGCCACCTACCACCAGGTGTGGTGGCCACCCACGGATGTCGTGCGGTTCGAGGGTGAGCACCTGCCGGTGTGGGAGGACGGGACCGGCTACCTCGACCCCGACACCGGGGAAGTCCTGCCCACCTGGGACCAAGCCCTCGACGCCCTTGACGCCGACGAGGACGCCCGGCCCCTGCACGTGCTCCGCTTCGGCGACCAGATGGACATTCAGAGCGTCCTCGCCGGGACCCCGGACGCCGACCAGCTGATCCGGTACCTGTCCAAGTACCTCACCAAGTCCCTCGGTGACGCGCTCGGCACCGACGACCCGCGCCGCAAGGCCCATGCCGAACGGCTGCTCGACGCCCTGCGCTTTGAGCCGTGCTCGCCCACGTGCCCGAACTGGCTGCGCTACGGCATCCAACCCAAGGGCGCCAAACCGGGGATGGCCCCCGGTCGGTGCAGGGGCAAGGCGCACAAGCCGGACCACCTCGGCTACGCCGGCCGCCGCGTCCTGGTCTCCCGCAAGTGGTCCAACAAGACCCTCACCGAGCACAAGCACGACCGACGCACCTGGGTCCTGGAAGCCCTCGGCCTGCCCGACGAACCGGCCGACCCCCACCGCTACATCTGGCGACCCGTCAAACCCGGAGACCCCGACCTGGCCCCGATCGGCGTACGGCTCCTGCGGTCGGTTCACGAACGGCAGCGCTGGCGTAACCACCTGGCCCGGCTCGAAGCCGAGGCAGACGGCAGAGATTTTTCGGCAACTGAAGGGAGGGCTGCATGA
- a CDS encoding FtsK/SpoIIIE domain-containing protein yields the protein MLKRLPGGEVRNLVSTTPDTAVVFKPAVVQTPAILTILVFLGRLVAGLVRTLIVHPIAVAVLAVPGVIWVRYGGPVAVAAVTIPGSLLFGWVLADRASFARWIGWRLLAFWRRFWIYRRHWQPVMIMSGLGRHLQGRDYLPRLIHVECDGWADRVTVRMLSGQAVKDWADRTDHLAHGFGSPSCRVAVVRAGRLVLTFPRRDPLAEPLPAVPIPEVASVGPIEIGRCEDGSPLRLKVHGTHILIAGATGAGKGSYLWSTIRGLLPAMRAGLVQVWALDPKRMELSFGRALFARYAADPKECADLLDEAVCVMQERADRFAGLQRSHTPTVDDPFVLVLVDEVAFLTAYQSDKQLRQRITAALATLTTQGRAVGVGVMAALQDPRKEVMNIRNLFPDKIALRLDESEQVDMVLGDGARDRGALADHISPIPELGAGVGYVRLETSPDPVRVRAAYVSDSDIRQMVAEYGGRSEAA from the coding sequence ATGCTCAAGCGCCTTCCCGGTGGCGAGGTCCGTAACCTCGTGTCCACCACTCCAGACACGGCGGTCGTGTTCAAACCGGCCGTCGTCCAGACCCCGGCGATCCTCACGATCCTGGTCTTCCTCGGCCGCCTAGTCGCCGGTCTCGTCCGTACCCTCATCGTCCACCCCATCGCGGTTGCGGTGCTCGCCGTTCCCGGCGTGATCTGGGTCCGGTACGGTGGGCCCGTCGCGGTCGCCGCCGTCACCATCCCCGGTTCGCTGTTGTTCGGCTGGGTGCTAGCCGACCGGGCATCGTTCGCCCGCTGGATCGGCTGGCGACTGTTGGCCTTCTGGCGCCGGTTCTGGATCTACCGGCGGCACTGGCAACCAGTGATGATCATGTCCGGGCTCGGCCGTCACCTCCAGGGCCGCGACTACCTGCCCCGCCTCATCCACGTGGAGTGCGACGGCTGGGCCGACCGCGTCACCGTGCGCATGCTGTCCGGGCAGGCCGTCAAGGACTGGGCCGACCGCACCGACCACCTGGCTCATGGCTTCGGCTCCCCCTCCTGCCGGGTGGCGGTCGTGCGGGCCGGGCGGCTCGTGCTCACCTTCCCCCGGCGTGATCCGCTCGCCGAACCCCTGCCCGCCGTGCCCATCCCTGAGGTTGCCTCGGTGGGGCCGATCGAGATTGGCCGGTGCGAGGACGGCTCACCGCTGCGGCTCAAGGTCCATGGCACCCACATCCTGATCGCCGGTGCGACCGGGGCCGGTAAGGGCTCCTACCTGTGGTCGACCATCCGCGGGCTCCTCCCGGCGATGCGGGCCGGACTGGTGCAGGTCTGGGCGCTCGACCCCAAGCGGATGGAACTGTCCTTCGGCCGCGCCTTGTTCGCCCGGTACGCGGCCGATCCGAAGGAGTGTGCCGACCTGCTCGATGAGGCCGTGTGCGTGATGCAGGAGCGGGCCGACCGGTTCGCCGGCCTCCAGCGCTCCCACACGCCGACCGTCGATGACCCGTTCGTCCTGGTCCTCGTCGACGAGGTTGCGTTCCTGACCGCCTACCAGTCCGACAAGCAACTCCGTCAGCGGATCACGGCGGCCCTGGCCACCCTGACGACACAGGGCCGGGCGGTCGGCGTCGGCGTCATGGCTGCACTCCAGGACCCCCGCAAGGAGGTCATGAACATCCGCAACCTGTTCCCCGACAAGATCGCCCTCCGTCTCGATGAATCGGAACAGGTGGACATGGTCCTCGGCGACGGCGCACGCGACCGGGGCGCACTCGCCGACCACATCTCGCCGATTCCAGAGCTCGGCGCGGGCGTCGGCTACGTCCGGCTGGAGACCTCACCCGATCCCGTGCGAGTCCGGGCCGCCTACGTCTCCGACTCCGACATCCGGCAGATGGTCGCCGAGTACGGCGGTCGAAGCGAGGCCGCATGA
- a CDS encoding plasmid replication, integration and excision activator produces MALQGPIPISFELLFPHGCYVVGEVTAAKDFDAKRDTQAKDKTTGLPVWQVPVMDADPSLKAAQKTVTVKILSEVQPVVPPSLPGVPLAPAEFEGLEVKPYVHQATGRLAYSISARVMRAPRTGAGKTANAAKDAA; encoded by the coding sequence ATGGCACTGCAAGGACCCATCCCGATCAGCTTCGAGCTGCTGTTCCCGCACGGCTGCTACGTCGTGGGCGAGGTGACCGCGGCGAAGGACTTCGACGCCAAGCGGGACACCCAGGCCAAGGACAAGACGACCGGCCTACCGGTCTGGCAGGTCCCGGTGATGGACGCCGATCCTTCACTGAAGGCCGCGCAGAAGACGGTGACCGTGAAGATCCTGTCGGAGGTGCAGCCGGTCGTCCCGCCGTCGCTGCCGGGCGTGCCGCTCGCTCCGGCCGAGTTCGAAGGGCTGGAGGTCAAGCCGTACGTCCATCAGGCGACGGGGCGGCTGGCCTACTCGATCTCGGCTCGGGTGATGCGGGCTCCCCGCACAGGGGCCGGCAAGACCGCCAACGCTGCGAAGGACGCGGCGTGA
- a CDS encoding IS1380 family transposase, which produces MKTIALQRKIVVSADGSGLVSQAGGLLLLETLRVTGLGRELSAQLERWRPSRAVHDPGKVIADLALTLALGGDCLADIAMLRAQPELFGPIASDPTVSRVIDRLAADPVRALKAIRAARATARQRAWALAGPHAPGTDGQLIPLDIDATIVIAHSDKQQAAPTWKKTFGFHPMTVFADHGATGGGEPLAIMLRPGNAGSNTAADHITATRLALAQLPKHRRRQVLIRADSGGGTREFLTWLSRPGRRLSYSIGFALTEEIQAAILALPAQAWTPAYDSGGQVRPGAWVAELTGLVKLDGWPKGMRLIVRKERPHPGAQLRFTDIDGHRFTCFVTDTRRGQLADLELRHRRRARCEDRIRAAKDTGLRNLPLHDFDQNQIWCEVVALACELLAWMQMLALDGPARRYEPKRLRLRLFAVAARLVRGGRRLRLRIAASWPWAGQLVTAITRLQALPAPT; this is translated from the coding sequence GTGAAGACTATCGCGTTGCAGCGCAAGATCGTGGTGTCCGCCGACGGCTCGGGACTCGTCTCGCAGGCCGGTGGGCTGCTGTTGCTGGAGACGTTGCGGGTCACCGGCCTGGGCAGGGAACTATCGGCGCAGCTGGAACGGTGGCGTCCGTCCCGGGCGGTACACGACCCGGGCAAAGTCATCGCCGATCTGGCCCTCACGCTGGCGTTAGGCGGGGACTGCCTGGCCGACATCGCGATGCTCCGCGCTCAGCCCGAGCTGTTCGGCCCGATCGCCTCCGACCCGACCGTGTCCCGGGTGATCGACCGCCTGGCCGCCGACCCCGTCCGCGCGCTTAAGGCGATCCGCGCCGCCCGTGCCACCGCCCGGCAGCGGGCCTGGGCCCTGGCCGGCCCCCACGCCCCCGGCACCGACGGCCAGCTGATTCCCCTCGACATCGACGCGACCATCGTCATCGCCCACTCTGACAAGCAACAGGCCGCGCCGACCTGGAAGAAGACCTTCGGGTTCCACCCGATGACGGTCTTCGCCGACCACGGAGCGACCGGGGGCGGGGAACCCTTGGCGATCATGCTGCGGCCCGGCAACGCCGGATCCAACACCGCCGCCGACCACATCACCGCCACCCGGCTGGCGCTGGCCCAGCTTCCCAAGCACCGCCGCCGTCAGGTACTGATCCGCGCCGATTCCGGCGGCGGCACCCGCGAGTTCCTCACCTGGCTGTCCCGGCCCGGGCGGCGGCTGTCGTACTCCATCGGGTTCGCCCTCACCGAAGAAATCCAGGCCGCGATTCTGGCTCTGCCCGCGCAGGCGTGGACGCCCGCCTACGACTCAGGCGGGCAGGTACGGCCGGGTGCGTGGGTGGCCGAGCTGACCGGCCTGGTGAAGCTGGACGGCTGGCCGAAGGGCATGCGCCTGATTGTGCGCAAAGAGCGCCCGCACCCGGGCGCGCAGTTGCGCTTCACCGACATCGACGGGCACCGCTTCACCTGTTTTGTCACCGACACCCGCCGCGGTCAGCTCGCCGACCTGGAGCTACGCCACCGCCGCCGCGCCCGCTGCGAAGACCGCATCCGCGCCGCCAAGGACACCGGGCTGCGCAACCTGCCGCTGCACGACTTCGACCAGAATCAGATCTGGTGTGAGGTCGTCGCCCTGGCCTGCGAACTCCTGGCTTGGATGCAGATGCTCGCCCTGGATGGGCCGGCCCGCCGTTATGAGCCCAAACGGCTGCGGCTTCGCCTGTTCGCCGTCGCCGCCCGCCTGGTCCGCGGCGGACGCCGCCTACGCCTGCGCATCGCCGCGTCCTGGCCCTGGGCCGGCCAACTGGTCACCGCCATCACCCGGCTCCAAGCACTCCCGGCACCGACCTGA
- a CDS encoding integrase, whose translation MRVAFASEPAYPDRPNEDFIGATADAVVLLDGASIPPGITSACSHSVRWYSHTLGSTLLAEMTQSAGPLPELLAQGIKHVTSLHDFTCDLTHGGSPSATVIMLRQTADHLDWLVLGDSTLILDTRTPNPMVICDDRLEQVAAPHRTRLDSLPGGTPEHAEARRQYVETLGQYRNRDGGFWVASTDPLAADQAFTGTIPTDGICAAALLTDGAADAVNRYRLTTWRRLLGTLAQDGPAELIRQVREAERSDPRGERWPRSKPHDDATAAYCCPSEGVLGDPVEALASGFRDEFERA comes from the coding sequence ATGCGCGTCGCCTTCGCCAGCGAACCCGCCTACCCCGACCGGCCCAACGAAGACTTCATCGGCGCCACCGCCGACGCCGTCGTCCTGCTCGACGGTGCCAGCATCCCTCCAGGCATCACCTCGGCCTGCTCGCACAGCGTGCGCTGGTACTCCCACACCCTCGGTTCCACCCTGCTCGCCGAGATGACCCAAAGCGCCGGCCCCCTGCCCGAACTCCTCGCCCAGGGCATCAAGCACGTCACCTCACTGCACGACTTCACCTGCGACCTGACCCACGGCGGCTCCCCCTCCGCCACCGTCATCATGCTCCGCCAAACCGCCGACCACCTCGACTGGCTCGTCCTCGGCGACTCCACCCTCATCCTCGACACACGCACGCCCAACCCGATGGTGATCTGCGACGACCGGCTCGAACAGGTCGCCGCCCCCCACCGCACACGGCTCGACAGCCTGCCCGGCGGCACACCCGAGCACGCCGAAGCCCGCCGCCAGTACGTCGAAACCCTCGGCCAATACCGCAACCGCGACGGCGGCTTCTGGGTCGCCTCCACCGACCCCCTCGCCGCCGACCAAGCCTTCACCGGCACCATCCCCACCGACGGGATATGCGCCGCAGCCCTGCTAACCGACGGAGCCGCCGACGCCGTCAACCGCTATCGCCTTACGACTTGGCGGCGGTTGCTCGGAACGCTAGCTCAAGACGGACCAGCCGAGCTGATCCGCCAGGTCCGTGAAGCTGAGCGGTCCGACCCTCGCGGTGAGCGCTGGCCACGAAGCAAGCCTCACGATGACGCAACCGCTGCCTACTGCTGTCCAAGCGAAGGCGTCTTGGGTGATCCGGTAGAAGCGCTAGCCTCGGGCTTTCGCGACGAATTTGAGCGGGCTTGA
- a CDS encoding sigma factor-like helix-turn-helix DNA-binding protein, translated as MPPSDLDKIAAIDDPYLLLRVATERLNAAQQEVTELARLRRRVIQELHAQGMSYAQIAEKAGLSRGRIHQIRHTGPAPEGAFLGIGSVTVVTPLRHDAATGRSMVALDDMRAGKRLEDLARTFGLTVATDNVTVDGQIDLNRPGLLVICGPRMSDAMRAAYDADPVIRWDRDDIGWKLLDTRTGREYRSGSQLDPQQSTDSAFLGRLPRPDGNGSFLAIAGIHPNGSLGVIHLLANEIATLWGQVGDRRFSCVVGVEYDPQTGEPVRAELASPLYRHEDT; from the coding sequence GTGCCACCGAGCGACCTGGACAAAATCGCCGCGATCGACGATCCCTACCTGCTGCTCCGGGTCGCCACCGAACGACTCAACGCCGCCCAGCAAGAAGTCACCGAACTGGCCCGGCTCCGCCGCCGCGTCATTCAAGAGCTTCACGCCCAGGGCATGTCGTATGCGCAGATCGCCGAGAAGGCCGGTCTGTCTCGCGGGCGTATCCACCAGATCCGCCACACCGGCCCCGCCCCCGAGGGCGCGTTCCTCGGCATTGGGTCGGTAACCGTGGTGACCCCTCTGCGGCACGACGCCGCGACCGGCCGCTCCATGGTCGCCCTGGACGACATGCGCGCCGGCAAGCGCCTGGAAGACCTCGCCCGGACCTTCGGCCTGACCGTCGCCACCGACAACGTCACGGTGGACGGGCAGATCGACCTCAACCGGCCCGGCCTGCTCGTCATCTGCGGCCCCCGCATGTCGGATGCCATGCGTGCTGCGTACGACGCCGATCCGGTCATCCGCTGGGACCGCGACGATATCGGCTGGAAGCTCCTCGACACGCGCACCGGCCGCGAGTACCGGTCCGGCTCCCAACTCGACCCGCAGCAGTCGACCGACTCGGCCTTCCTCGGCCGCCTACCCCGCCCGGACGGCAACGGGTCATTCCTGGCCATCGCCGGTATCCACCCCAACGGCTCCCTCGGCGTCATCCACCTACTCGCCAATGAGATCGCCACCTTGTGGGGGCAGGTCGGCGACCGCCGCTTCTCCTGCGTGGTCGGCGTCGAATACGACCCGCAAACCGGGGAACCAGTGCGAGCGGAACTGGCCAGCCCGCTCTACCGGCACGAGGACACCTGA
- a CDS encoding ATP-binding protein, protein MAPWRLSRHFLGRPASVTEARRFITASLGVWPVVESAELIVSELATNAVRHTASARFGGKFIVSIQAEPDQVWLGVTDEGGFEVPRLVRPSDDEGGRGLLLVANLADNWGVYGNQAGRTVWALLKVDPIAAAAQATSR, encoded by the coding sequence GTGGCCCCTTGGCGCCTGTCCCGGCACTTCCTCGGCCGTCCTGCCTCGGTCACCGAAGCCCGGCGCTTCATCACCGCATCCCTCGGCGTCTGGCCTGTCGTCGAGTCGGCCGAACTCATCGTGAGCGAACTGGCGACCAACGCCGTCCGGCACACCGCCTCGGCCCGGTTCGGCGGCAAGTTCATCGTCAGCATCCAGGCCGAGCCCGATCAGGTCTGGCTCGGCGTCACCGACGAAGGCGGCTTCGAAGTTCCCCGGCTCGTCCGGCCCAGCGACGACGAGGGTGGCCGCGGCCTGCTGCTGGTCGCCAACCTGGCCGACAACTGGGGCGTGTACGGCAACCAGGCCGGCCGTACCGTCTGGGCGCTGCTCAAGGTCGACCCCATCGCAGCCGCCGCACAGGCGACGTCCCGGTGA